The genomic stretch CCGCCGCAGCGTGCGCAGCACCGCGGCGCCGGAGAGGCGCCGCAGCAGCGCCGCCCTCTCCCGCGGCGCGACCTCCGCGATGACCCGCCTCCGCATCCGGTCGAGCAGATCGAGGAGGACACCGTACTCCTTCCCGTATCGCGCCCCGATCTCCTCCCCGAGGCGCTTGGCCAGCGCCGGGCATCCCCCCCCGGTCGACACGGCGATCCGGAGCGCGCCGCTGCCGGCGACGGCGGGGAGAAAGAAGTCGCACAACCCCGGGGCGTCGGCGACGTTCACCAGCACGCCCCCGCGCCGCGCATCGGAAGAGACGCGGGCGTTCACCGCCGGGTCGTCTGTCGCGGCGATGCAGAGAAACGCCCCGCGCAGGACCGCGGCGGCGTACGGCCTTCTCCGAAGAACGATCCGCCCGCCGCGCGCGAGCCCGCCGAGACCGCCGCGCGCGGTTTTGGCCACAACCGTGACCCGCGCGCCGGCGGCGGCCAGCCCCCGCGCCTTCCGCTCCGCCACCGCCCCGCCGCCCACCACTACGCAGCGGCGGCCGCGGAGGTCGAGGCAGACCGGGTAGACCGCCCGCGCGCGCATCCCGTTACGGCTCCTCTCCGAGCTGGCGTTTCCCCCACCCCTGGACGACGTCCCGCGCGAGGAAGAGTCGCCGCGCGGCGGCGGTCGTGCCGCGCACGACGACCGGCGTGGCGTGTTTCATCCCCCGCAGCAGCGCCGCCCCCTGCGTGTCGGGCCGGATGGCGCAGGCGATCCTCCCCCCCTCCGCTTCGACGACGAAGGAGAGCGCGCGGCGCGCGGCGCGGCGGGAACGGGCCGGGGGGGGGAGCAGCGTGACGAACCGCGCCTTCATCTTCAGGGGGCGGCCGCTCAGTCTCCCCGCCCGGTCGAAGTCGCCGCTCCGCGCGCCGAACCACTCCTCCGCCGGCTGCGCCCCCTGCCGGGCATCCGCGCAGAGGGCCGCGCACAGGAACGCCAGAACCGGAATCGCGCTTCGCATCAGGCGGCTCCTTCCCGGGGCACAATGGTAGCGCGTCCTCGCCGAAGTTCGCAATAGCCAACGCCCGCCGCGCCGTGCTATAGTCGATCGAAAAAGCCGGGGTGCCTCGCCATGCCGCACGAGAAGAAGCTTCGCAGGGTTCTCGACTCCACCGTCAACCGGATCGTCGGCTCCTACACCCGGTACGGCGGCATCAACCACATCAAGGGTCCGAACCTCCCCGCCCAGAGCGAGATCATCGCGACGCTCGAGGACCTCCTCTCGATCATCTTCCCCGGGTTCTTCGACACGAGCGACCTGACCGCCGTCGATCTCAAGTACCACGTCGGCGCCAAGTGCGCCTCCGTCTGCCGCCGACTCGTGGACCAGATCAACAAATGCTTCCGCTACTTCTGCAGGCACGAGACCCGCTGCCGGCCCGACACCGTGAAGTGCCGCGCGGACGGCACGCGCGCCTGCCTGCTCAAGGCGCGCGAGATCGCGCGGGAGCTCCTCGAGGAGCTCCCCGACCTCAGGAAGACGCTCTACACCGACGTGCGGGCGGCCTACGTCGGCGACCCGGCGGCCAAGAGCCTCGACGAGATCATCCTCGCCTACCCGGGCCTCTTCGCCATCGCCGTCTACCGCATCGCCCACGTCCTGTGGGAGAAGAAGGTGCCATTGTTGCCGCGGATAATGACCGAGTACGCCCACTCGCGCACCGGGATCGACATCCACCCGGGGGCGTCGATCGACGACCATTTCATGATCGACCACGGGACCGGCGTCGTCATCGGCGAAACCACGACGATCGGGAAACGCGTGCGGATCTACCAGGGGGTGACGCTCGGCGCCCTCAGCGTTCCAAGCCAGATCGAGAAGTACCGCTGGGCCAAGCGGCACCCGACGATCGAGGACGACGTCACGATCTACGCGGGGGCGACCATCCTCGGCGGCA from Chlamydiota bacterium encodes the following:
- a CDS encoding bifunctional precorrin-2 dehydrogenase/sirohydrochlorin ferrochelatase — its product is MRARAVYPVCLDLRGRRCVVVGGGAVAERKARGLAAAGARVTVVAKTARGGLGGLARGGRIVLRRRPYAAAVLRGAFLCIAATDDPAVNARVSSDARRGGVLVNVADAPGLCDFFLPAVAGSGALRIAVSTGGGCPALAKRLGEEIGARYGKEYGVLLDLLDRMRRRVIAEVAPRERAALLRRLSGAAVLRTLRRQGKAAARARMERIIRAALKPGGGR
- a CDS encoding serine acetyltransferase; the protein is MPHEKKLRRVLDSTVNRIVGSYTRYGGINHIKGPNLPAQSEIIATLEDLLSIIFPGFFDTSDLTAVDLKYHVGAKCASVCRRLVDQINKCFRYFCRHETRCRPDTVKCRADGTRACLLKAREIARELLEELPDLRKTLYTDVRAAYVGDPAAKSLDEIILAYPGLFAIAVYRIAHVLWEKKVPLLPRIMTEYAHSRTGIDIHPGASIDDHFMIDHGTGVVIGETTTIGKRVRIYQGVTLGALSVPSQIEKYRWAKRHPTIEDDVTIYAGATILGGKTVIGRGAVIGGNVWITRSVPPDTHVMFEPPAPVMRAGRKRKD